Proteins encoded in a region of the Gammaproteobacteria bacterium genome:
- a CDS encoding TolC family outer membrane protein, translating into MLILLAAFGLSCNANAVNLEEILSLALANNPQVNQAEAAYNIALESRPQARANFLPNINLTANTTDNSQDRQFEIGQFGGNEDFNSRGYTLSLTQSIYNRDAIVQRRQTNAIIGEAEANFASAKQGLIVRAAERYFDVLAAEDNVTFAEAEKKSIARQLDQTNERFDVGLIPITDVNEAQASYDLSIADGIDAENTLLSAREGLREVTGNYHDVLAPLIANTPLPSPDPDNIERWVEVGLNENLTVQAAEFASENLRHAIDRAKSGHYPSVDVVASQSNSVSGGGSLGGSEIDSTALSLQLNVPLYQGGRIRSQTRVALARLDEASQQLEQQRRSTVRQVRESYLGVLASISRINALKQAEKSSQSALEANEVGLEVGTRTTVDVLDARRGLFRAKRDLARARYDYILNTLRLKQAAGVLTNNDIREVNLWLSR; encoded by the coding sequence ATGCTGATCTTACTTGCTGCGTTTGGCCTGTCTTGCAATGCTAATGCGGTTAACCTTGAAGAAATTCTTAGTCTTGCTTTAGCTAATAATCCGCAGGTTAATCAAGCTGAGGCGGCTTACAACATAGCATTAGAGTCTCGCCCACAGGCGCGCGCAAATTTCTTGCCTAATATTAACCTCACTGCCAACACCACCGACAATTCACAAGATCGTCAATTTGAGATTGGCCAATTTGGTGGTAACGAAGACTTTAACTCACGTGGTTATACGCTAAGTCTGACGCAATCTATATACAACCGCGATGCGATCGTGCAGCGGCGTCAGACAAATGCCATTATCGGTGAAGCCGAGGCTAATTTTGCTAGTGCCAAACAAGGGCTTATTGTGCGTGCCGCTGAGCGTTATTTTGATGTGTTGGCTGCAGAAGACAATGTTACGTTTGCCGAGGCCGAAAAAAAATCTATCGCGCGCCAACTTGACCAAACTAATGAACGGTTTGATGTCGGCCTGATTCCTATTACCGACGTTAATGAAGCGCAAGCGAGTTATGACTTGTCTATTGCTGATGGCATTGACGCTGAAAATACGCTTTTAAGCGCACGTGAAGGCTTACGTGAAGTCACTGGCAACTATCACGATGTTCTGGCACCGTTGATCGCTAACACGCCGCTACCCTCACCTGACCCTGATAATATTGAACGCTGGGTCGAGGTGGGGCTTAATGAAAATCTCACCGTACAGGCCGCCGAATTTGCTAGCGAAAATCTACGTCACGCGATAGACCGCGCGAAATCTGGTCACTATCCTAGCGTTGATGTTGTCGCTAGTCAGTCTAATAGTGTTTCTGGTGGTGGTAGCCTCGGTGGTAGCGAAATCGACAGCACAGCATTGAGTTTGCAGCTCAATGTGCCGCTTTACCAAGGCGGGCGAATTCGCTCACAAACACGCGTAGCACTAGCGCGCCTGGATGAAGCAAGCCAACAACTTGAACAACAACGACGTAGCACGGTACGTCAGGTTAGGGAATCGTATTTGGGAGTGCTAGCAAGCATCAGCCGTATTAACGCATTAAAACAAGCCGAAAAATCAAGTCAAAGTGCTCTAGAAGCCAATGAGGTAGGTTTGGAAGTTGGTACTCGCACCACGGTTGATGTGCTCGATGCGAGGCGGGGTTTATTTCGTGCTAAACGTGATCTAGCTCGAGCGCGTTATGATTATATTTTGAATACACTGCGCCTAAAACAAGCAGCGGGTGTGTTGACTAATAATGATATTCGCGAGGTGAATCTCTGGTTAAGCCGTTAG
- a CDS encoding protein-L-isoaspartate O-methyltransferase, whose amino-acid sequence MQLAQARFNMIEQQIRPWDVLDQRVLDLLEALPRDTFVNDSNKPLAYADINIALDHGEVMMSPKLEARMVQTLNIGDTERALEVGTGSGYVTGLLAKMAAHVTSVDIHEDFLLQAKSRLDHHDISNVTLEQGDASNGWKTDAESYDVIAVTGSLPQYIDAFAQSLNVGGRLFVIAGQPPIMEALLVTRVTVDEWVKQSLFETDLAPLKNAKTPSSFIF is encoded by the coding sequence ATGCAACTGGCGCAAGCTCGGTTTAATATGATTGAACAGCAAATCCGCCCCTGGGATGTGCTCGACCAGCGCGTGTTGGATTTGTTGGAGGCGCTGCCACGTGACACCTTCGTCAACGACAGCAATAAACCACTGGCCTATGCTGACATCAATATTGCATTGGATCACGGCGAAGTAATGATGTCGCCCAAACTCGAAGCACGCATGGTGCAAACATTGAACATCGGTGACACCGAGCGCGCACTTGAAGTGGGTACGGGCAGCGGTTATGTCACTGGCCTGCTGGCTAAAATGGCCGCGCATGTCACCAGCGTCGATATCCATGAAGACTTTTTGCTGCAAGCCAAATCACGCCTTGATCATCACGATATTAGCAATGTCACACTTGAGCAGGGTGATGCATCAAACGGCTGGAAAACCGACGCAGAAAGCTACGATGTTATCGCCGTAACGGGTTCGTTGCCACAATATATCGATGCCTTTGCGCAAAGTCTCAATGTTGGTGGGCGCTTGTTTGTTATTGCTGGCCAACCTCCCATTATGGAAGCTTTGCTCGTCACCCGCGTGACCGTGGATGAATGGGTTAAACAAAGCTTGTTTGAAACAGACTTAGCACCACTGAAAAATGCTAAAACGCCTTCCAGCTTCATATTTTAG